In the genome of Bremerella sp. P1, the window GCCTCGCCATGCCGCGGTGGACGGTGGGTCACAATCAGGATGTGTCCTTCGGCTTCCATGACACGTTGGCGGCCGGGGCCATCGCCGAGTCGCTCGTGAAAAACCTGGGGCACTTCCCAACTCATCGGCAGGGGTGATGCGGTGCTCATCGTATGCTTGCTTTCTCGCTTGGATCGAAATGCAAAAACGCATGGGGCTTTATGCAAATGGCGCTTCGCTATAGATCTCAAAAAATAGCGAAAATTCGTCGCGAATCCATAAAAACTTCGTCTGAAACGTGTGGAATCTTGCCACGCTCGTTTGTTTCAACCAAAATCAAATGCATAAATTTCGTGTCCGCCGACGTTGCGCAATTCTCTATGATTCGTCGGTCCCCCCACTGACACGATTCCATCCCCGAAAAAGAAGACAATCGTACTTCGTAAAGGAAAGCTCATGTTGAAGCGTTTGGCCGCAGGTGCCCTGGTTTGTTTGATGTTGTCCGCTGTCGTTACCGCCGCTGAAGGCGAGTGGAAGTCGCTGATGGATGGCAAGTCCTTCGAAGGTTGGAAGATCAGTGAAAACCCAGAGTCGTGGAAGATCGAAGATGGCGCGTTCGTCGCCAAGGGTGATCGCAGTCACTTGTTCTATGTCGGCGAAGACAAGCCGTTCAAGAACTTTGAATTCAAGGCCAAGGTCAAGACCGACAAGAACAGCAACGGTGGGATCTACTTCCACACCAAGTTCCAAGACACTGGCTGGCCAAAGTACGGCT includes:
- a CDS encoding 3-keto-disaccharide hydrolase, whose product is MLKRLAAGALVCLMLSAVVTAAEGEWKSLMDGKSFEGWKISENPESWKIEDGAFVAKGDRSHLFYVGEDKPFKNFEFKAKVKTDKNSNGGIYFHTKFQDTGWPKYGFEAQVNNTHRDPKKTGGIYSVKDVMNNSPAKDGEWFDYYIKVDGKHIITKINGEVAADYTEPADAKPGKDFTRVLDKGTFALQAHDPGSTVWFKDIQVRRLDD